The proteins below are encoded in one region of Tsuneonella sp. CC-YZS046:
- the purU gene encoding formyltetrahydrofolate deformylase, with protein sequence MKGSALQNEVYVLRLACLDRPGISAETTNFLYKAGFNILDAQQFDDLDSGRFFSRIAFNAVSGTTDLEAVKKDFTPVAEKFGMEWSLRDHSRPQKVLILASKFDHCLADLLYRWRIGEISMEPVGIISNHPLEIYNGLNFGDIPFHHFPITRDTKPQQEARIKQVVQETGADLVILARYMQILSDDLAQFLSGRCINIHHSFLPGFKGAKPYHQAHARGVKIIGATAHYVTSDLDEGPIIEQDIERVSHRDRPDDLVRKGRDIERRVLARAVRYHLADRVMVNGANTVVFPE encoded by the coding sequence GTGAAAGGAAGCGCATTGCAGAACGAAGTCTATGTCCTGCGCCTGGCCTGTCTCGACCGTCCAGGGATCTCGGCCGAAACCACCAATTTTCTCTACAAGGCCGGTTTCAATATCCTCGATGCCCAGCAGTTCGACGATCTCGACAGCGGCCGCTTCTTCTCGCGGATCGCCTTCAACGCGGTGTCGGGCACGACCGACCTCGAAGCCGTGAAGAAGGATTTCACCCCGGTCGCCGAAAAGTTCGGAATGGAATGGTCGCTGCGCGATCATTCGCGGCCGCAGAAGGTGCTGATCCTCGCATCCAAATTCGACCACTGCCTGGCGGACCTGCTCTATCGCTGGCGCATCGGCGAAATCTCGATGGAGCCGGTCGGGATCATTTCCAACCACCCCCTCGAAATTTACAACGGCCTCAATTTCGGCGACATTCCGTTCCATCATTTCCCGATCACCAGGGACACCAAGCCGCAGCAGGAAGCCCGGATCAAGCAGGTGGTGCAGGAAACCGGCGCGGATCTCGTCATCCTCGCCCGCTACATGCAGATCCTGTCGGACGATCTGGCGCAGTTCCTGTCCGGGCGCTGCATCAACATCCATCACAGCTTCCTGCCCGGCTTCAAGGGGGCCAAGCCCTATCACCAGGCCCATGCCAGGGGCGTGAAGATCATCGGCGCCACCGCCCATTACGTCACCTCCGATCTCGATGAAGGCCCGATCATCGAGCAGGACATCGAGCGGGTCAGCCATCGCGACCGGCCGGATGACCTGGTGCGCAAGGGGCGCGACATCGAGCGCCGGGTGCTGGCGCGGGCTGTCCGCTATCATCTGGCGGACCGGGTGATGGTGAACGGCGCGAACACCGTGGTCTTTCCCGAATAA
- a CDS encoding MaoC family dehydratase produces the protein MTERKRYIGPAARFLEDFTVGEQIVTQGRTMTQADGLFWSMYSGDMNPMHVDYDYAATHGLFGGAFPPGLATIAIASGLMERLGLSAGTGLAIIEQTIRYKAPVLFGDTIRLELTVSEIRPHAVKPQGKVTFDYQIVRGEAEVVIEGEWRWLFASRAAVAG, from the coding sequence ATGACTGAACGGAAGCGATATATCGGGCCTGCCGCGCGGTTTCTCGAGGATTTCACGGTGGGCGAACAGATCGTGACGCAGGGGCGCACGATGACGCAGGCCGACGGGCTGTTCTGGTCGATGTACAGCGGCGACATGAACCCGATGCATGTCGATTACGATTACGCCGCCACCCACGGGCTGTTCGGTGGCGCCTTTCCGCCCGGCCTTGCGACTATTGCCATCGCCTCCGGTCTGATGGAGCGGCTCGGGCTGTCGGCGGGAACGGGGCTGGCGATCATCGAGCAGACGATCCGCTACAAGGCGCCGGTGCTGTTCGGCGACACCATCCGGCTGGAGCTGACCGTCAGCGAGATTCGCCCGCATGCGGTGAAGCCGCAGGGCAAGGTCACTTTCGATTACCAAATCGTCCGGGGCGAGGCCGAGGTGGTGATCGAAGGCGAATGGCGCTGGCTGTTCGCCAGCCGCGCCGCCGTGGCCGGCTGA
- a CDS encoding DUF2946 family protein, whose translation MGSLRAFFRDHRQLAAMLVALALAMKALLPAGYMIGSQPQGITIAVCTDATGKHDTRQIVIPQTGKPASGAEEHGKGAGTCPYSALGMASLSGADAALLAIVLALILALGFAPAPALRLRRASYILPPLRGPPSLA comes from the coding sequence ATGGGGAGCCTGCGCGCCTTCTTCCGCGATCATCGGCAACTGGCCGCCATGCTGGTCGCTCTGGCGCTCGCCATGAAGGCGCTGCTGCCGGCCGGCTACATGATCGGATCGCAGCCGCAGGGCATCACCATCGCGGTCTGTACCGACGCCACCGGCAAGCACGACACCAGGCAGATCGTCATCCCGCAGACCGGCAAGCCGGCCAGCGGCGCGGAGGAGCACGGCAAGGGCGCTGGCACCTGCCCCTATTCCGCGCTCGGCATGGCGTCGCTTTCCGGCGCGGACGCGGCCCTGCTGGCCATTGTCCTGGCCCTTATCCTGGCGCTGGGCTTCGCGCCCGCGCCCGCGCTGCGCCTCAGGCGCGCGTCCTATATCCTGCCGCCGCTGCGCGGCCCGCCGTCCCTGGCCTGA
- a CDS encoding TonB-dependent receptor family protein, protein MKISLIALVAATAFATSAHAETSANSDSDTDRRNTIIVTGRAATAEAEQKAQATPGGANVVSHEDYADRTVVSLRDTLAFSPGVYTQPRFGQEVRISIRGSGISRGYHMRGLTLLQDGIPINLADDNGDFQELEPIFFDHLEVYRGANALRFGSGTLGGAINGVTPTGDNAHGVYARIDGGSYGMIRGLVSAGFGDERLNGWAGISADSHNGDRDHANRDSIRFHGNIGARLADGISTRFYLSTNTLDQELPGALTAAVARSKPKTGNFAGDQARDINSLRLQNRTTFDLGNATLNVGAFYNAKDLYHPIYQVIDQNSKDKGVYARLEWAAGILSATLGGESRWGSVRSRRFVNVDGKRGALTFDADQKARTSTVYGEVRVTPMPGFSLIAGGIYADGFRRQEQQFPVSAVGRASFDAFSPKFGVLWQAAPDIQLYANYSRSAEFPGFVELAQISAFVPLREQRAWTAEIGTRGMIGLGKSGRLGWDLSFYRARIKGEMLQYTVNASIPASTFNADRTLHQGIELGLSLEPTDWLRLRQIWQYSDFRFRNDAEFGDNRLPVVPKNVLRSEIRLGGDGLHVAPNLEWVPDGAWADYRNTRRTGGYALLGLTAGATVRDGIDLFLDARNLTGKKAIGDVSAAILATDASAIYYPVERRALYAGVRARF, encoded by the coding sequence ATGAAAATCTCGCTTATTGCGCTTGTCGCAGCGACTGCCTTCGCCACTTCGGCCCATGCGGAAACCTCCGCCAATTCCGACAGCGATACCGACCGCCGCAACACCATCATCGTTACCGGCCGCGCCGCCACCGCCGAAGCGGAACAGAAGGCGCAAGCCACGCCCGGCGGTGCCAATGTGGTGAGCCACGAAGACTATGCCGACCGCACCGTGGTTTCGCTGCGCGACACGCTGGCCTTCTCGCCCGGCGTCTACACCCAGCCCCGCTTCGGCCAGGAGGTGCGCATCTCCATCCGTGGCTCCGGCATTTCGCGCGGGTATCATATGCGCGGGCTGACGCTGCTGCAGGACGGCATCCCGATCAACCTCGCGGACGACAATGGCGATTTTCAGGAGCTGGAGCCGATCTTCTTCGATCACCTCGAAGTCTATCGCGGGGCCAATGCGCTGCGCTTCGGATCGGGCACGCTCGGCGGCGCGATCAACGGCGTCACCCCCACCGGCGACAATGCCCACGGTGTTTATGCCAGGATCGACGGCGGCTCCTACGGCATGATCCGGGGGCTTGTCTCCGCGGGCTTCGGCGACGAGCGCCTCAACGGCTGGGCCGGGATCAGCGCCGACAGCCACAATGGCGACCGCGACCATGCCAACCGGGATTCGATCCGCTTCCACGGCAATATCGGGGCAAGGCTGGCCGATGGGATTTCCACCCGCTTCTACCTCAGCACGAACACCCTCGACCAGGAATTGCCGGGCGCGCTGACCGCCGCCGTGGCGCGGAGCAAGCCGAAGACCGGCAATTTCGCGGGCGACCAGGCGCGCGACATAAACTCGCTGCGCCTGCAGAACCGCACCACCTTCGATCTGGGCAACGCCACCCTGAACGTCGGGGCGTTCTACAACGCGAAGGACCTGTATCACCCGATCTATCAGGTGATCGACCAGAACTCGAAGGACAAGGGGGTCTATGCCCGGCTGGAATGGGCCGCCGGCATCCTTTCCGCCACGCTGGGCGGTGAATCCCGCTGGGGCTCGGTCCGATCCCGGCGCTTCGTCAATGTGGACGGGAAGCGCGGCGCCCTTACTTTCGACGCGGATCAGAAAGCGCGCACATCCACCGTTTACGGGGAAGTGCGGGTCACGCCCATGCCCGGGTTCAGCCTGATCGCGGGCGGCATCTATGCCGACGGCTTCCGCAGGCAGGAACAGCAGTTTCCCGTATCCGCTGTCGGCAGGGCTTCGTTCGATGCCTTCTCGCCCAAGTTCGGCGTGTTGTGGCAAGCCGCGCCCGACATCCAGCTTTACGCCAATTACAGCCGATCGGCCGAATTCCCCGGCTTCGTCGAGCTTGCCCAGATCTCGGCCTTCGTGCCGCTCAGGGAACAGCGGGCCTGGACGGCGGAGATCGGCACGCGTGGAATGATCGGCTTGGGCAAGTCCGGCCGGCTGGGCTGGGATCTTTCGTTCTACAGGGCGCGGATCAAGGGAGAAATGCTGCAATATACGGTGAACGCCAGCATTCCGGCCTCGACCTTCAATGCCGACCGCACCTTGCACCAGGGCATCGAACTGGGGTTGAGCCTGGAGCCGACCGATTGGCTGCGGCTGCGCCAGATCTGGCAATATTCCGACTTCCGCTTCCGCAACGACGCCGAGTTCGGCGACAATCGCCTGCCGGTGGTGCCGAAGAACGTCCTGCGCAGTGAAATCAGGCTGGGCGGCGATGGGCTGCATGTCGCGCCCAATCTGGAATGGGTGCCCGATGGGGCCTGGGCCGATTACCGCAACACCCGCAGGACCGGCGGCTATGCCTTGCTGGGCCTGACCGCCGGAGCGACCGTGCGGGACGGCATCGACCTGTTCCTCGATGCCCGCAACCTGACCGGCAAAAAGGCGATCGGCGATGTCTCGGCCGCGATCCTGGCCACCGACGCCTCGGCGATCTACTATCCGGTGGAACGCCGCGCGCTCTATGCCGGGGTCCGCGCCCGGTTCTGA